ataataataaagttataccTTAGAAACACTAAAAAGAGATTTAACTTCCTAGaacgggactcgaactcgcgacctcccacTCACGCACTAACACCTTTCACCATTCCTCTACTTCTATTTTTCTGATTAATCTCCGATTTATATTTATGTAACCCGTCATTCGTTTTCATTTTATCTTCAACAAACTCAAATGGCCCATGTaattcggcccaacaacaaaataCGAGGCCCACTGCCTCAATAGCCTAAATAGGAAAATAATGGCCCTTTAACACCCAAAACAAAAGGATTCAAGTGGAGTTTTGGGTCTGGAAATATTCGAGGGttttaacaaaagaaaaaaaaatacggtgatcatcattatcattcaataTCCagtatcatcatcgttatcattataATTACGATCATCATCCttcttaattatcatcatcatcatcatcataggcTCGTTATCCCTTTTACTGTTCATCGTCACTTTCACCAAAAATGCAGGAACAATAGCAGTAGGTAATCAAAATAGGTGGTGTTGGTTTTGGTGGTTTTTTCTCGGTCCAAAAAGGTGAGTAAAAGCTTGCTGTACATCTTAATTATCTTCATTACTTCATTGTAACATCATCTTTCTTGTTTGATTAGAAACAGACATTAATGAAGGTGAGTTGCAGGTTGTTATTGTCGAGCTATTAGAGTATCAAGTAAACGGTGATGACGGTATTCGAAGAATATGGTGGAGGTCATGGTGATTGAGCTTTAAACAGAAATAGGAAGATGTACCCGTATATAATAGGTGGTGAGGTGTTTTGGGTGTGGTATCCGAACAAAAATAGTAACGATTGATTATATATGTGTGTTTACGTTGGTGTTCTTGCATGTGCAACAGATTCATCTAGTGGCAAGAGAAGTAACGAAACAATGGCAGTCTAGTTTCATGGCTTACAAGGTGGTGGTTAGAGTGGTTTGTTGGTGGGTTCTTGGGTGGTTCCTAAACGAAACAAGAAACATGAAAGGTGGTAGTTTGGTTGATCAATATGGGTGACGGGTTTAAGTGGtggtggttcttcgatgattttaATACAAGATTAAGGGTGTTTAATGGCAGATCGTTAAGGTGATGATATGGGTGTTGCAGTTGTGGTTGACGACTAGTAGTGGTCGGTTATAGTGGTCGAAGGTGGCTCACTATGGTTTTGTGGTTTAGTTCTCCTTTGAAGATAATGGTTGAGGTTGGTCATGCATGAGTAAGTGTAcatatctatatgttatgtatATGTAGAGATTTAGATTTCAGTGGAAGTAAGTCAACAATAAAACTAAAACAAGCACAATGATCTAGTAGGAATCTTAATTTAAATTTTACGGATTAAGACAAGCAAGTGGGTTTTAGGATATATGGTCCCttgtatatttaaattatataaatgagTGGTAAAGATAGATAGATGTAGATGGATAGTGTAGATGATAGGCATTTTGTCACATAAGTCCACAACAAACACGGTAATCAAATACTAACAATAAtcataaagtaataataattaataataaattaataaaccaAAAATTCAAAGATTGTACAGTAATCGAGTTTGTGAAAGTAATAGTTCAGCAGCCATTGAGTGTCTTTTAGTACCGACAGTTTTCCCCCGAAGAttgtatcgtgtccattgctaaacagttagtgtataaaagtgttcataaaaatcccaaatttttagattaaatagatttaattatttcactcattatctgtttgaaacctgataaaaaagtttcgataattatttattttctgttccaatttatatgtacggggtactaatatttaaacttaaaaatgtaaaaatatttttaacaaatctaaaagcttcgtaatcgatttactgttcaacttttatttttatccatcataaacttatattaaatctatatgaacgctaatgaAATGTCATCCGAGTGTTGCTGAAGTTTACtagttaagctcgaaatcattcattttccatttactctttctctatatataatcagttttaaataataagttttatcacataaatatatatattatatatttttaaacaaatagatttaatattattttatattttccaagtagtatttatatacacatttatatacacacacatatatatatgtatctatttacaaatagttgttcgtgaatcgtcgagaacagtcgaaggtcaattgaatatatgaaatagtccaaaatttttgagactcaatctaacaggtttttcttattgtgtcaaaaaatattacatcgtatcaagagtttggtttaaaattagtcgaaattttccgggtcgttacaattatgtaatggtcgtatgtaaacagtatattttagattatcattatttggtaatctacgtaatgtttttaaaacctttattgataaaataaaggttatggttgttttaaaaatgaatgcagtctttgaaaaacgtctcatatagaggtcaaaacctcgcaacgaaatcaattaatatggaacgtttataatcaatatgaacgggacatttcaatggctaactttaaaaatgttttcatgacgaatatgagttgataaatagagttttatcatcattgagtaatatagataaaacaatttgattacgcgaagagtataagtgaagctatcgcaagagagtgaaaggagtaaatgtatattcgttttaaccgatgacatagttatgattgattttcggaattcatgggatttaaagaaaatctttgcaataagatttgattcttcggcgattaaggaaatcaggatcttatttgattaaatgcgataatctgtctgatattttactataaatccacccccttcgtttctttatttccacagctcacaccttctagtctttctccccaattcatactttaaagcattcgttaatatgcttcatccagtattgattcttgatatactcttaactttcatatctgtcattcttctttttcatctaccaccggaggaagttattttcttctaccattatcttggggttattgtgtttttcattttcttctaccgtgtctttatcttggataatggtccagaatttgtagatatgaatttttggatgaatatagttaatgttccaagaagaaaatcgtaatggcacaatcttgatttggcaaattaccagaatatccaaaaatatagagctatcaagatgatatgttcttaatatgtttggaaattaggtagaatgtaagagtcgtgtaaataactTTCATTttcatgatgacggtatattctgtgaatcatcacgtttcattagaaactcagtatgacttactgtaatataatcacattgatcaagtgtcattatattatactaactcatgcttcagttcccaacactacttcaaaaacattcctattttaaattcgaatttttttttcttctgaatttagaaactaacacagtttctttttatgttgtaacgtagatattgtgaatagatagaagatttcagataagaatagttgtgaaaatatcttcaggaatattgaagatatttataataaaagatacgatgatatcttagaattcttaacatagatggatgatgaagaagatttgtctgtgaaggtttagaataagaagtaaggtgtttgctaacgatttcagtagacactgaatcatttggatcctttgagggcaggtttagtctttgtgatttgtccacagcctccttcatggtctgctcaatccattttccagtttcaaaccttctctttttctcagctttaccaccatactattctttatcatcaaacttttgactgttaaagtcgtttatagtttttgctgcttcatcatttttccaatttcggagaactagttcatagtttgggatgtttttcagaaaattcacattcgaagtatgtaagtctaggagatagattttatatatatacatataacttttgacgtaaaattgtcgcgaaattcaaaatactgattgctaattccaatagttggtgtgacaattattgttacaggatgtaggtgagtacatgatggggttttaatgaataagtatagtggcttttcggagaggcttaagtcgaaggttaatgaagttgttgataagtttactgctaatgtggcgagatatgaaaggttccccagtaacaatgatgaagcggtaattgttataataaggtttattcgtataaacaaatgaaggtgatttgctgaagctgtgacaaaactgtctattttggaaagagattgaaaaattatatttggtaataaatatcaaaggatatgacacggatacgtgttaaactatatctttggtttcgagagcttttcaggtgcatggcagtgggtaatgtgtggttggatcatcatctcgcatgtctttaagaatttcgaagtgtttgaacacatattgtaattgttaatatacatatgatgttctaagattttgaatgatacaaatatttttgtgagttccatgaatagaaataaggttctaggacagttttgaagtcaaactatagttttgaaagatgtaggaatctaagagtgatgatttcggttatatcttgaatcgaattctgagatttcaaaatcagaatatgttattagattttgaatgagtatggttgttttgatttctataaaagaatgtatattgttgtgaaagtagggagtataatggatgatttgctgaatcagattcgaagaatgtaacatattaattgtgaatttatatatctctcgggtattacctacctgttaaaaaaaatttgcacaattaatattttgtacaaaagaattttattacagtctttatggaaatatatatgtgtatatttcttcagatgtaatatagatttaatgagttaatattaaattaaactcatttgatttatggttaaggctaggatagataatttttaaactttagaaattacataatcgtcgtagaatgtttccccaatgaagttatgaatcaatacttcatcgttgtggtattccttggtatctacatggcgtatgacatcgatgctcatgggacagattgtgaagttgaggtttgcgatgcggttgttgttgatggtggtaatggtactgttgatgttgttgatggtggtactggttatgctgttggtgctgctgctggtgtttgtaacctttgcaccatattctccaaagccactacccgagcgcgaagctcgttgacttcttctattacaccggggtgattgtcggttcggacgagcggataaataagatctagaatttggtgtagtatctaatcatgacgagatactctggaaatgagagagaaaatggtgtttcggacaggttcgccggtaagagcttcaggttcattgccaagagggcaatgtggtggatgaaagggatcaccttcttcttgtctccaatggttaagtagattacgaacccatccccaattcatccaaaatagatgatggctaattggttgatccattccggtcacgctgctttcggagctcatgtggaaatccatatcggcatagccgtcggaattcgaggaactcgaactggttgagggatccatcttgtatgatcagggaaagaatttttggtatgaaatagattgtagaatttagatttggtgttcttcaatacataatttacatatgtatatataataccaaaatcccataaattacggaggaatctttgaaagatgtcagtcaaagttcacagtaacagatatgctaagataagaattcgtctatacattattatgcaataaatgtagaaaaacgcgtctagacttaagaatgataagcaggtaatttcctaaggatggtaagtagatgattttcgactaaaaatgataagcaaaacttttgacatgcagacacggtcgaagtccagactcactaatgcatcttaacaactatcagttagacacactaatgcaagacctggttcactaagaccaccgctctgataccaactgaaaggatccgttcatatacgttataaacgattcacaatagttgattacatcgcgaggtatttgacctctatatgatacgttttacaaacattgcattcgtttttaaaagctaaactttctttacatcaaaaattgacggcatgcataccatttcatattacatccaactataattgacttaatattaatcttgatgaactcaacgactcgaatgcaacgtcttttaaagtatgtcatgaatgactccaagtaatatccttaaaatgagctaatgcacagcggaagatttctttaatacctgagaataaacatgctttaaagtgtcaaccaaaaggttggtgagttcattagtttatcataatcaatcatttccgtaatagtaatagaccacaagatttcagtttctataaatatccgtacactcgcaagtgtataaaagtattctataagttgttgagcgcttcgataaccatacttaacaaataatgtggcatattccctttattatgaaatctccctacactgtaccaagtgtagtaaaaatgaattactatgcaaccgtttacgatactagagcgactagcccggttgaggttgtcaaacccgatagatctatcaataggattcgcgcttgcatgctcttacaacatgtaaatattagttaccaagctattagggaaatatATGCAAAgttgtacaactcaacgtagaatatgtttttagtacttgtgtccatttcgtaaaacagttataaaacagtgcatgtattctcagcccaaaaatatatataaaaagggagtaatgaaactcacaatactgtatttcgtagcaattatgtatatgacggcactgaacaagtgcagggtttatctcggattcacgaacctatattaagtatatatatttatattttggtcaatatctgtctaacaatttaggtcaagtcgtagtgtatcacaatcctaatgctcgagaccgacatgcaaaagtcaacaaaagtcaacttgacccaaaatgacttccaaaatctatacatgtttattatataacttatatatagtcgttttatatatttaaatatatttatcagatcttattatactaaataatacaagtcatttattaataaataaaaatttatattaaaattcatatatgataaaaatatacttttatatatctcaagtaataaaatttttaaaattcacttaatatcataaaaatatagtggtatgtattattaatgtaattatattacgtgtggtaaaaatatctttgtacgcatatttatttgataaaataatattgataataataataatgataaaaataataaaatgatagtttcaataaaaatattaatttttagtaataaagataattttagtaataacatcaactaataacaattataataatcgttttaataataatattaaaattaatgataattcagttgaccatatcttttaatccgttcatcgaaaccacacgatttctaaatgaaaagttattaatttttcttcatcttttcaacgacatacatatcatataccttatttcaATAGCATAtgaatcaaattcgtgatttatcataaactatttaacgatgaaactaagcatacaaacatgcataatcatatatactcgagcactagtcagggatacactattaatatataaaagataagatatgaatgctcacgtatcaatattgtgattcaatattgcaggaaagtacgtagacgcaacgaaaatgataaacgttaggttgaactcacgagcaataccctcgatcaatacccataacctccatagctataacccataattttcttagctctatcccgtttgaaaacttattttgaaatcgtctgaatataactccgtcgtagtattttatgtatactaataatatcttgaaataatgctaagtaaatatatatatatatatatatatatatatatatatatatatatatatatatatatatatatatatatatatatatagtggtaggatcaagagggaagtaaccattcgtggggaagcaaaaactttttttttcgttttttgaaaaaactttgttcacgaacattatagaagagatgaaaatatgaacatttagtagagacactttgtgataaatgtttttattttggcgggaaaacgctcgaagaagtaatatataacaattatcgtgtttttcgagcgtattttgaggttttagctattggggtttagatattagggtttagatattagggtttatagagtttagatattagggtttagaaatttagggtttagggtttagatttaggatttagattgagtttttaacacgaacggtttagagtttagggtttagagtttagggtttagggtttggtgttttgggtttatggaataaacccaaaacaccaaaccttaaaccctaaaccctaaaccctaaactctaaatcgggctaaatttttacttcacaaaacatgaaaaaaaaacgttcacattcttcacgaacaatattatcttgaatgctatttttgtcgatcattttcccgcctaaataataacattcatcacaaagtgtctcttctaaatgttcatattttcgtgtgatcttgatgccggaaaaaaaatttcataaaaaaacaaaaaaaaaataaaaaattttgcttccccccgcttctccccgattggttacttccccattgatcctgcccctatatatatatatatataattcgattaagagagtttagagaaatatattttcaagtttctataaaataatgaacgctattgaattctatttataatagatttttgaattattaaagtgaattattaaaatatgaattattaaagtgaattattaaagtatgaattattaaattgaattattaaagtatgaattattaaagtgaattattaaagtatgaattattaaagtgaattattaaagtatgaattattaaagtgaattattaaagtatgaattattaaagttaaagtaaagtaaaagtaaagtaaaggtaaagttaaagtatagtaaaagtataaaactatgtacgtataatacgcgtataaatatgtataatattaatttaaatcattatatatatttgataaaataaaatataaatatcgttatttttatcatactggttaagtaatgagtggtcaaaaagaatagatttcttaaatcacagtggatctcaaaacataggcccgtaatcatatcctaatgtatctgataattcaatcatttgatattatctcttaattctgtcaataaatatatcgaaacaaatacgttcatgtaaaatatcatatatctaatactttgttaatgttttcagttaatattatatattatatatacatatctatatacacataattgttcgtgaatcgtcgtacacggtcaaagggtaattgattacatgaatgtagttccaaactttttgagattcaacattacaaattctgcttatcgtgtcggaaacatataaaggttaagtttaaatttggtcggaaattttcgggtcgtcacaatatgctTTAGTTCGATAGATCTAGGATAACAGATACCGTTAAATTTTGAGAGTTAGATATATACGTTTGAAATTCTTATCAATTAGATTTTTGAAACTTGAGAAAATTCAATAGACATAAATCTTGAACTTGGTTGATGGTATATTGTCCGTCGGCATATCAAGAATGGTTCGTGAGGACACGAACAACCCAAGGGGAGGATAGTTGTAACAGCCCTTTTTCAGCACAACTGCGCGTTGCGCATATTTAAGCGCGCCGCACATGTCCCCTGATAACTCCAGGGACTGTTTTTCTTAAATATTCAAAGTTGTGGGATCATATAGCAAATTTGTGGTTTAAGTAGATTTCCAGATCCGGTACCAACCATTTTTCACACCCACTACActttgagagaaaaagaagaagaagaagaagttggagATAAGAGTTCTTGAATTTAGTTCAAGAATTTCCTTGCCTTCTATTGAAGATAATACATTAGAAGGAGGTCTAATCTATGCTAGCTTTTCCATCATCTCATCTTCATTAAGTTTTGGTAAGAATCCCTAATTTGAGTGCTCTCTAATTTTAGGGCTTTTGTATGATTTCTTCTATATTTGGTGGGTTATCACTAGTAATGGGTGTATTGAATCTATTCATGATGATTTAATCGTGTATTGGGTTTAGAGAATTGAGTTTTATAGTGTCAAACCTAATTAGTCAAAGATGAACTAATTACCTTTCCTAACTTCAAATTGGGGAAGAAAGTGAACGATTTTACAAGGAATGAACTTGGTGGTACTTTATTTGTTAGCTATATCCTTTTTGGTAAGTGTCAAGTGATTTTATGTTTAATATGTGGTTTTATGAAATGGATGATAAATTTTGTACATACACTTTAAAGGAAGTCCTAATTTAATTGAAGGTGTCAATTTAGGTAAGGGAATGAAGGTGTCATGTTGGCtcactaattattgtgaatatgtTTAGAGGGCAAAGTTTTGGTTGTAATGTGTATATGCATGCTTTGTGTATTAGGTTGCTAAGGAGCTTGTCTTAGTTTGCATTCTTTATGGAAGCCTAATTTATCAAGGTGagtatatgaatagtaaatgggtCATATGTTATATACTTGCAAAATTGCAAGTAGCGACATATGATTTTTGGACGGGGATACAATCCCAAAAGTATGTTTAGTTGACTAGCTAAAGCTAGTATGATTAGGTGGCAATAAGTCGTGAGAGGTTGTCACAAATTGTTTTAGACTTCAGATCCGATGACCTATATTGTAGTAAGTGTTACTACTTGACTatgaatgtatgtatgtatgattaGTGTTTTAGCCATTCACACATTTGTATATCTCACTAAGCTTTATACTTACTTTGTTTAGTTGTATATGTTTTTGGGGAAACCGGAGCTAGTAATAAAGGAAAAGAAAAGATTTGAAGTATTGATTAGAAGATCCGTCTTTTGGTAAGTGGTAGCTCTAAGTCCCCTCCCAGCAATGAACGATCCTCTTGACAGGTAAACGCTCCTAGGAATATAAGACGACTTACTTTTGTATTCATGAAAGCGTTGTATAACACTTGTTGTCATTTTCCTAAAAATTTCTAGTGTTTTATTATACTATGTTGAATTATGATTAGCTAATGTCAAAACCATGTATGCTGGCTATATTTGTAATGAATGGGTGTTTTAGAACAGTTTTAAATTGGTTTTTGAAATACACAAATATTGAAATAGTGCAGATGGATTTTCAGAGGAAACGCGCGCCACACAAAGCTTTGTGCGCCGCGCGGTATAATTCAAATCAAAGTCAGAAGATGTTAAGGGAATTGAAAATCTGGATTTCGTTGTAATGCTTGCCGAGCGGTATAACATGATTCTGGActgatataaaataataaaaagtaaaaaataaaaaaaaaatttagtcaaGAGCGTTTCAATCCGCCACACACAACACACTTGGTTTGCGAGAGAAGCAAACCAAATTACAACACAAAATTTACACTAAATATTCAAATACACACTAGGATTACTTAACCACGTAAGCCAATCTAGATCCCTTCCTTTAAATCTATTTGAAATCCAATCGAAGGATTTAACTTGAATCCCACTTAACGCCACCGGGATGTTCCAACTCTTATCTCAAAAAACTTTATTATTTCTATTCTTCCAAATATAATATGCACACACCCATTCGACCGCTGGCCAAATTTTGTTAGCAAATTTCGACGTTTGAACCGAAACATTACCTCTTAGAGTCTCGTTGATACTAAGATTTGAAAATTTTCCCAAGTGCCACCATTCAAACACACTATTCCAAAGATCCAAAGATTGTTTGCAAAAGATAAGTGAGTGTTCCACCATCTCCATGTCATCATCACATATTGGACATCTAGCAGAGTGCAAGTCAATGCCCTTTTTATCAAGCTCGATTCTAACAGGGATTCTTCTTTTTAACGCACTCCAAACAAAAATCTCAACTTTTTTCGGAACTAGGTTGTTGCGTAGTGTTTCTATCGAGTTGCTGGTACTTGACAGAATCTTTTCATCGATAGAATTGGACAACATCTTGATAGTGAACCTTCCATTGGTAGAAAGGCTCCACGACCAACGATCCTTCTCATGATGGTTGAATGAGAACCCTGCAATAAGAGACACTAAAACAGTAAGTTCAGTAGTAGTGCGTCCAGAAGTCGGACGCTTCCAGCTCCAAACTGATGTTGTTGCATCTGATGTAAAGATGATCCGATCACAGATAAGAACATTCTCCGAGGACTCCAATCTGAATAGCTGAGGGAATTTATCGCGAAGAGTGAAATCTTCAATCCAATGATCCTTCCGAAAGGACGTTGATGATCCATCTCCAATGCTCTTGACAAACGAATTCCGGAATGGAATATT
The window above is part of the Rutidosis leptorrhynchoides isolate AG116_Rl617_1_P2 chromosome 1, CSIRO_AGI_Rlap_v1, whole genome shotgun sequence genome. Proteins encoded here:
- the LOC139886613 gene encoding uncharacterized protein, translated to MSWVKWDLVYSSYENGGLNIGSLESKNLALLGKWWWRFKTKTGSFWVKIIHSIYGDCGRVGLEADVNHSSISGLWCNIITACHKIEDLNIPFRNSFVKSIGDGSSTSFRKDHWIEDFTLRDKFPQLFRLESSENVLICDRIIFTSDATTSVWSWKRPTSGRTTTELTVLVSLIAGFSFNHHEKDRWSWSLSTNGRFTIKMLSNSIDEKILSSTSNSIETLRNNLVPKKVEIFVWSALKRRIPVRIELDKKGIDLHSARCPICDDDMEMVEHSLIFCKQSLDLWNSVFEWWHLGKFSNLSINETLRGNVSVQTSKFANKIWPAVEWVCAYYIWKNRNNKVF